One genomic segment of Candidatus Methylomirabilota bacterium includes these proteins:
- a CDS encoding FtsX-like permease family protein, translating into IGHLVLLVAEKRKEIGILKAMGATSGSIAVVFLAAGMLIGLVGTVAGSAFGLGLIWVQNTYKIIRLAGDVYQIDYLPMKLTGSDFAMVIGSTLVISFLATLSPARRAASLVPVDVLRYE; encoded by the coding sequence ATCGGCCACCTCGTGCTCCTCGTGGCCGAGAAGCGGAAGGAGATCGGCATCCTCAAGGCGATGGGGGCGACCTCCGGCTCCATCGCGGTCGTGTTCCTCGCCGCCGGCATGCTGATCGGGCTGGTGGGCACGGTGGCGGGCAGCGCGTTCGGGCTGGGGCTCATCTGGGTGCAGAACACCTACAAGATCATCCGTCTCGCCGGCGACGTCTACCAGATCGACTACCTCCCCATGAAGCTCACCGGCAGCGACTTCGCCATGGTCATCGGCTCCACCCTGGTCATCTCGTTCCTCGCCACGCTCTCCCCGGCGCGCCGCGCCGCGAGCCTCGTCCC